The sequence TATCGGCTTGTCGTTCAAAAAAGCCTGGCCGGATTGATCGACGACCAGCGTGACGAAGCGGGGCGTATCGACCACCCTGGCGGCGTCGGTTTTGGGCAAATCCAGCCGGATGGTGCTGGCCAGCAAGGGCGCGGTGATGATGAAAATCACCACCAGCACCAGCATCACGTCCACCAGGGGCGTGACGTTGATGTCGCTCATGGGCTGCGCGCCCTTCGTGCGTTCGAGCCGGCCAAACGTCACTCAATGACCTCCGAAAGGGCTTCACTTGCCCGGGGCGGCCCAGCGCTGCGTTCGGTAACGACCTTGGCGTTGGCGTCAGCCGCCAGCAGTTCCCGCAAATCGAATGCAAATCCTTCCAGGTCGGCTTCGATGCGTCCAATGCTGCGGCCAAACACGTTGTAGGCCAGAACGGCCGGAATCGCCACCGCCAGGCCGGCGGCTGTCATGATGAGCGCCTCGCCCACCGGGCCGGACACCTTGTCGATGGTGACTTGCCCCGCCGTCGCCATGCCGGTCAGCGCGTGGTAAATGCCCCAGACCGTTCCCAGCAGCCCGACAAAAGGCGCCGTGGAGCCGACCGTGGCCAGCAAGATCTGGCCAAACTGCAGTTTTTGCAGAATGGCATGCAGGGCGTCGCGCAGCACGCGCGTGAGTTGCGCCGCCTTGTCGCCCGCCGTGGCCAGCGTTCCGTGCGCTCGGGTTTGCGTTGCAGCGATCAGCGGCAGCACCAGGGCATCGCGGTCGAATGCCGCCACCTTCTCGCAGGCGGCGTCCACCGAGGCTGACTGCCAGAAAGCGGCCGTGCTGCGCGCCACATCGCCCACGGCGCGGTGCAGCAGCCAGGTTTTCCACAAAATAACGACCCAGCTGGCCACCGACATGGACAGCAACAGCCCCGCGACCAGTTGACTGACAAGGCCGCCTTGCGTGAGGAGGGCCAGCAGACTCATCGCCGAATCACTTCAGATTGAGCACATCGAACATGTCAAACAGGCCGCTCGCCTGGCTGTCCAGAAAACGGGCCGCGCGCAGGCTGCCCTGGGCATAGGTGGCCCGGCTGGAGGACTTGTGGCTGATTTCGATGCGCTCGCCGTCACCTAGAAACAGCACGGTGTGGTCGCCGACGATGTCGCCGCCGCGTATGGTGGCAAAACCGATGCTCGACGGGTCGCGCTCGCCGGTGACGCCTTCGCGCGCATAAACCGCGCAGTCCTTGAGGTCGCGTCCCAGCGCGCCGGCAATCACTTCGCCCATCTTGAGCGCGGTGCCCGAAGGCGCATCGACCTTGTGGCGGTGGTGCGCCTCGATGATTTCGATGTCGTAGCCGGTGGACAGCGCCCTGGCCGCCATTTCCAGCAGTTTGAGCGTGACATTGACGCCCACGCTCATGTTGGGCGCCATGACGATGGCGATGTCCTTGGCGGCAGCGGCAATTTCGGCCTTCTGCGCATCGGAGAACCCGGTGGTACCGATGACCAGCTTGATGCCCAGTTCGCGGCAGACCGCCAGATGGGCGAGCGTGCCTTCGGGCCGGGTGAAGTCAATCAGCACGCGGGAATTTTTCAATCCCTCGCGCAGGTCTGAATGGATCAGAACGCCGCTGGCACGGCCGGCAAACGCGCTGGCGTCCGTGCCGATTGCAGCACTAGCGGGACGATCAAGCGCGCCCGTCAGCAGGCAGTCGGTGCTGGCATTCACCGCGTCGATCAGCATGTGGCCCATGCGGCCGCTGGCTCCGGCGACGGCAATCCTGTGGGGGCGGTCTTGCGCCATGGTGCCCGCGCTCACTGCCTGGGGCTTTCGAGCGGCGGATAGACCGTGGCTGACGGACCAGCCGGCGCACTGGCGGGCTCCGAAGAAGGTTCTGACTTGGCTTTGGAAGAGACTGACTTTTCAGCCGCCTTGAGTTGCTCTTCAGTGGCTTCGAGAACCGGCACCTTTCCCAAGCTGCGCTTGTTGGTCAGGGTGGAGATGAACTCTGCCTCGCTGGGCATGGCGTC comes from Polaromonas naphthalenivorans CJ2 and encodes:
- a CDS encoding ExbD/TolR family protein, with amino-acid sequence MTFGRLERTKGAQPMSDINVTPLVDVMLVLVVIFIITAPLLASTIRLDLPKTDAARVVDTPRFVTLVVDQSGQAFLNDKPIALEELARQLTQTASRNPDTEVQLRADEAVPYGKVVEVMGVAQKAGLSRIGFVAEPAPAAALAAPAGR
- a CDS encoding MotA/TolQ/ExbB proton channel family protein; amino-acid sequence: MSLLALLTQGGLVSQLVAGLLLSMSVASWVVILWKTWLLHRAVGDVARSTAAFWQSASVDAACEKVAAFDRDALVLPLIAATQTRAHGTLATAGDKAAQLTRVLRDALHAILQKLQFGQILLATVGSTAPFVGLLGTVWGIYHALTGMATAGQVTIDKVSGPVGEALIMTAAGLAVAIPAVLAYNVFGRSIGRIEADLEGFAFDLRELLAADANAKVVTERSAGPPRASEALSEVIE
- the dapB gene encoding 4-hydroxy-tetrahydrodipicolinate reductase — encoded protein: MAQDRPHRIAVAGASGRMGHMLIDAVNASTDCLLTGALDRPASAAIGTDASAFAGRASGVLIHSDLREGLKNSRVLIDFTRPEGTLAHLAVCRELGIKLVIGTTGFSDAQKAEIAAAAKDIAIVMAPNMSVGVNVTLKLLEMAARALSTGYDIEIIEAHHRHKVDAPSGTALKMGEVIAGALGRDLKDCAVYAREGVTGERDPSSIGFATIRGGDIVGDHTVLFLGDGERIEISHKSSSRATYAQGSLRAARFLDSQASGLFDMFDVLNLK